One window of the Parambassis ranga unplaced genomic scaffold, fParRan2.1 scaffold_68_arrow_ctg1, whole genome shotgun sequence genome contains the following:
- the dcst2 gene encoding DC-STAMP domain-containing protein 2, whose translation MEPAESRRHVSVQMEESGVLNRSAGCSGLSCRRKVRGQLAEAGRSLLMFLFGLLLASVYGVTALFLQKQPLWLCVHIMLVVAGLAAFSMGLSQWVRVNVMVMLPSLCSAHGRTFVLLLFMSVLLSGPLTNILENTKQAASSLLCGAELAANQTQELMQRAATPLFSALDQIREISSNAYAVAGRVQKLIQALTDNVQHVARTLRNVLHFLVDIGDICNAELGSPYRKCRALFAEAQSDCSNLLGDFNFLCDIMDGFLPLCSLARAGELFCIIPSYVASQLKERLAAPTIAAFQKMKQEFDFNISAIVTSDLDMNSSRSLQQVSQDIMDEVSSDLQVFQKLSEPLMYGCLVLLALSFLRAVRYRRRYLRQVDFDNIYISAQFVEFDQLELSRGGASVLPLTRREAKTYITPLSLRLTDREVRVVLLGVASVLRHLVLGGVLVAMDFLVFWILDQVHHQVKGDVLGRAPVQVAVQVNGSGYASDIFRDLVASFSLLQRGNITVISRKCLLEPLAPNHNTCFILGFLLGLALLISLTAGFMQRCRRLICASYHPETELERIQFLHQHILQERRAASRAFKSFTSGGGRGGRGGSRLHTLLTQLAVRLHLSHFLDPSSSITCASCAEALVPEGDDTLTCDHPHCSGVYCRPCFHSLGNTCVVCAQALTCQEEEEELDSSDDEQPHPSHTLRVDRRTSTGTFQGDSEGDRDSEADMRGQDQHASDECDSDASFQSATTSL comes from the exons ATGGAGCCTGCAGAGAGTAGGAGACACGTCAGCGTGCAAATGGAGGAGAGCGGAGTCCTCAACAG GTCAGCAGGAtgctctggcctcagctgcaggaggaaagTCAGAGGTCAGCTGGCTGAAGCGGGGCGGAGCCTCCTGATGTTTCTCTTTGGGCTGCTGTTGGCGTCGGTGTATGGTGTGACGGCTCTCTTCCTGCAGAAACAgcctctgtggttgtgtgtccaCATCATGCTGGTTGTGGCTGGGCTGGCAGCATTCAGTATGGGGCTGTCGCAGTGGGTGCGAGTCAACGTCATGGTGATGCTGCCATCACTGTGCTCTG ctcatggCAGGACGTTTGTGCTCCTCCTGTTCATGTCGGTGCTGCTGTCCGGTCCGCTCACAAATATActagaaaacacaaaacaagctgCCTCCAGCCTGCTGTGTGGGGCGGAACTGGCTGCCAATCAAACACAGGAACTGATGCAGAGAGCAGCCACGCCCCTTTTCT CCGCTCTGGACCAGATCAGGGAGATCAGCAGTAATGCGTACGCTGTAGCAGGAAGAGTCCAGAAGCTCATCCAAGCTCTGACTGACAACGTCCAACATGTTG CTCGCACTCTGAGGAACGTTCTTCACTTCCTGGTGGACATCGGAGACATCTGTAATGCCGAACTGGGCTCGCCATACAGGAAGTGCCGGGCGTTGTTTGCCGAGGCTCAAAGCGACTGCTCCAATCTACTGGGGGACTTCAACTTCCTGTGTGACATCATGGATGGGTTTCTGCCGCTCTGCAGTCTCGCTCGTG CTGGAGAGCTCTTCTGTATCATCCCCTCATACGTCGCCAGCCAACTAAAAGAGCGTCTGGCAGCCC CCACTATTGCAGCTTTTCAGAAAATGAAGCAGGAGTTTGACTTCAACATCTCGGCCATAGTAACCTCTGACCTGGACATGAACAGCAGCCGCTCTTTGCAGCAGGTGTCTCAGGACATCATGGACGAGGTCTCCTCAGACCTGCAAGTGTTTCAGAAACTCAGCGAGCCGCTGATGTACGGCTGCCTTGTGCTGCTCGCCCTCTCCTTCCTGAG AGCGGTGCGGTACAGGCGCAGGTATCTCCGTCAGGTCGACTTTGATAACATTTACATCAGTGCTCAGTTTGTGGAGTTTGACCAGCTGGAACTCTCAAGGGGTGGAGCCTCAGTCCTGCCACTCACACGCAGAGAGGCCAAGACCTACATAACGCCAT TGTCACTTCGCCTGACGGACAGAGAGGTACGAGTGGTCTTGTTGGGCGTGGCGTCAGTCCTTAGACACCTGGTCTTGGGTGGCGTGCTGGTGGCAATGGACTTTCTGGTGTTCTGGATTCTGGATCAGGTGCACCATCAGGTGAAGGGAGATGTGTTGGGTAGAG CTCCGGTCCAGGTGGCGGTCCAGGTGAATGGGTCTGGCTATGCCTCGGACATCTTCAGAGACCTGGTTGCCTCCTTTAGTCTGCTGCAGAGAGGAAACATCACAGTCATCAGCAGGAAGTGTCTGCTGGAGCCATTGGCACCCAACCACAACACGTGTTTCATCCTTG GGTTCCTGCTCGGTCTGGCTCTGCTCATCTCTCTGACCGCAGGATTCATGCAGCGGTGCAGACGCCTCATCTGTGCTTCATATCACCcagagacagagctg GAGAGGATCCAGTTCCTCCATCAGCACATCCTGCAGGAGAGAAGAGCAGCCAGCAGAGCCTTCAAGAGCTTTACatcaggaggagggagaggagggagaggagggagtcgCTTACACACTCTACTGACTCA gttagCTGTAAGGCTTCACCTGTCTCACTTCCTGGACCCATCATCTTCCATTACATGTGCCTCTTGTGCGGAGGCGTTGGTGCCGGAGGGCGACGACACTCTGACCTGTGACCACCCTCATTGTTCAG GCGTGTACTGTCGGCCATGTTTCCACAGTCTGGGAAACACATGTGTCGTCTGTGCACAAGCTTTGACCtgtcaagaagaagaagaggagct AGACTCCAGTGACGATGAGCAGCCCCACCCATCCCACACTCTGAGGGTGGACAGGAGGACCTCCACTGGAACATTTCAAGGAGACAGCGAGGGAGACAGGGACAG TGAAGCAGACATGAGGGGCCAGGACCAACACGCCTCAGACGAATGTGACAGTGACGCCTCCTTCCAGTCGGCCACCACCAGCCTCTAG
- the dcst1 gene encoding E3 ubiquitin-protein ligase DCST1, with protein MAADLRRRSAPHSTVHRLIRNYLPPTVQTFLLSQSEARLPHRIFRALFGALSGAGLFLGIAHSLPLTFDLMLTAGCLFVAVCAVGGALSSSFRCSVLLMFPSMLGSRGRAYVMLLILSVLYTGPISNIQHNAEAAALSLSCNLDLQVRHSRLLWREAIRPFRHITQELMDGRSEFLSEALSVSRKFQSLRDKVVSQYGYKHFKGGNSTQEQFAAKTMMQCDSVVGEGVQRCADWFSHRWAECMKAIPVPIINHILCVPMTFDFLCDVMRVMTPWCRQQIPVEGNFGQLFDQLNVSVNLLSREFSTEVVLQQEEQQDLFVLDQDFTEAVRGSLQKLMMKTAQLMNIVQLLLSFTFITIFTQAFSYLRCYRSDIRFDNVYITTYFKQIDARRRRAGKRFLLPLKPSEKKTFIDPRSPKIHPEELRRVVSGVFQVFSVSLLCVVLLAVDFSLFHVLDIISRHTVTQFNLTGGHQVDIRVGGDSMMARLLRVTISAFNSSSSVNIHSSNQECVSSPSSLSAGVYVSCVCCVLLAALLSCLQVYTNRLHRVIAAFYHPKREKKRVLFLYNLQIHRRISTSDGVPLPEHHVQLLHSRYNLIHWSDLLLTHLHQHPPAGGPHRAATSRRPSQSSHQQETLTEQPPAGDPHRAGGPHRAATSRRPSQSRRPSQSSHQQETVTEQEAHTEQPRAGDRHRAATSRRPSQSRRPSQSSHQQETVTEQEAHTEQPRAGDRHRAATSRRPSQSRRPSQSSHQQETVTEQEAHTEQPRAGDPHRAGDRHRAATSRRPSQSRRPSQSSHQQETVTEQEAHTEQPRAGDPHRAATSRRPSQSSHQQETLTEQETLTEQPPAGDPHRAATSRRPSQSSHQQETLTEQETLTEQPPAGDPHRAGDPHRAAH; from the exons ATGGCCGCTGACCTGCGCAGACGTTCGGCTCCACACAGCA CTGTGCACAGGCTCATTCGGAATTACCTGCCTCCGACTGTCCAAACGTTCctcctcagccaatcagaggccagGCTGCCTCACCGGATCTTCAGGGCGCTGTTTGGAGCGCTGAGCGGCGCAG GTCTGTTTCTGGGGATTGCCCACAGCCtccctctgacctttgacctgatgctgacagcaggatgtTTGTTTGTGG ctgtgtgCGCTGTTGGCGGAGCgctgtcctcctccttcaggTGCTCGGTCCTCCTCATGTTTCCCAGCATGCTCGGCTCCCGTGGCCGCGCCTACGTAATGCTGTTGATCCTGTCTGTGCTGTACACAG GACCCATTTCAAACATCCAGCACAACGCAGAGGCCGCTGCCCTGTCTCTGAGCTGCAACCTAGACCTGCAGGTGCGTCACAGCCGGCTGCTGTGGAGAGAGGCCATCAGGCCGTTCAGACACATCACACAGGAGCTAATG GATGGTCGATCAGAGTTCCTGTCAGAGGCTCTCAGTGTTAGCAGGAAGTTTCAGAGCCTCAGAGACAAAGTTGTCAGTCAGTACGGATACAAACACTTCAAAGGAGGTAACAGCACACAGGAGCAGTTCGCTGCCAAGACCATGATGCAGTGCGACA GTGTGGTGGGTGAGGGTGTGCAGCGCTGTGCCGATTGGTTCAGTCACAGGTGGGCAGAGTGTATGAAGGCTATACCTGTGCCCATCATCAACCACATCCTCTGCGTGCCCATGACGTTCGACTTCCTGTGTGATGTCatgagag tcatgACGCCGTGGTGCAGACAGCAGATTCCTGTGGAGGGAAACTTCGGTCAGCTGTTTGATCAGCTGAATGTTTCAGTCAACCTGCTGTCCAGAGAGTTCAGCACCGAGGTCGTCCTGCAG caggaggagcagcaggacctGTTTGTGCTGGACCAGGATTTCACGGAGGCTGTCAGAGGGTCCTTACAGAAACTGATGATGAAGACAGCACAGCTGATGAACATtgtccagctgctgctctccttcaccTTTATCACCATATTTACACA gGCATTTAGTTACCTCAGGTGTTATAGGAGCGACATTCGTTTTGACAATGTTTACATCACTACGTACTTCAAACAGATCGACGCCCGAAGGAGGAGAGcg GGTAAGCGCTTCCTGCTGCCTCTGAAACCATCAGAGAAGAAGACCTTCATTGACCCGCGGAGTCCAAAAATCCatcctgaggagctgagacggGTG GTGTCAGGTGTGTTTCAGGTGTTCTCcgtctctctgctgtgtgtcgtTCTGCTGGCTGTCGACTTCTCTCTGTTCCACGTCCTGGACATCATCAGCAGACACACCGTCACTCAGTTCAACCTGACTg gtggTCATCAGGTAGACATCAGAGTGGGCGGAGACTCCATGATGGCTCGTCTGCTGCGGGTGACCATTTCAGCCTTTAACAGCTCATCCAGTGTGAACATCCACAGCAGCAACCAGg agtgtgtgtcttccccctcctccctctctgccggtgtgtatgtgagctgtgtgtgttgtgtcctcCTGGCAGCGCTGCTCAGCTGCCTTCAGGTCTACACCAACCGCCTTCACCGGGTCATTGCTGCCTTCTATCACCCGAAG AGGGAGAAGAAGCGAGTCTTGTTTCTTTACAACCTGCAAATCCACAGACGGATTTCTACCTCAGACG GTGTTCCTCTGCCTGAGCAT CACGTGCAGCTGCTCCATTCACGTTATAATCTGATCCACTGGAGCGACCTGCTGCTGACCCACCTGCACCAGCATCCACCAGCAGGAGGcccacacagagcagccacCAGCAGGAGACCCTCACAGAGCAGCCACCAGCAGGAGACCCTCACAGAGCAGCCACCAGCAGGAGACCCTCACAGAGCAGGAGGcccacacagagcagccacCAGCAGGAGACCCTCACAGAGCAGGAGACCGTCACAGAGCAGCCACCAGCAGGAGACCGTCACAGAGCAGGAGGcccacacagagcagccacGAGCAGGAGACCGTCACAGAGCAGCCACCAGCAGGAGACCCTCACAGAGCAGGAGACCGTCACAGAGCAGCCACCAGCAGGAGACCGTCACAGAGCAGGAGGcccacacagagcagccacGAGCAGGAGACCGTCACAGAGCAGCCACCAGCAGGAGACCCTCACAGAGCAGGAGACCGTCACAGAGCAGCCACCAGCAGGAGACCGTCACAGAGCAGGAGGcccacacagagcagccacGAGCAGGAGACCCTCACAGAGCAGGAGACCGTCACAGAGCAGCCACCAGCAGGAGACCGTCACAGAGCAGGAGACCCTCACAGAGCAGCCACCAGCAGGAGACCGTCACAGAGCAGGAGGcccacacagagcagccacGAGCAGGAGACCCTCACAGAGCAGCCACCAGCAGGAGACCGTCACAGAGCAGCCACCAGCAGGAGACCCTCACAGAGCAGGAGACCCTCACAGAGCAGCCACCAGCAGGAGACCCTCACAGAGCAGCCACCAGCAGGAGACCGTCACAGAGCAGCCACCAGCAGGAGACCCTCACAGAGCAGGAGACCCTCACAGAGCAGCCACCAGCAGGAGACCCTCACAGAGCAGGAGACCCTCACAGAGCAGCCCACTGA
- the LOC114431341 gene encoding coxsackievirus and adenovirus receptor homolog encodes MEQILCSLTFLLAGAVGQTVVYPFTSTCAVKGSTVTLPCTFTPRQSAMKDGQVFPLHIVRVVWCQNHLICQGSTPSVYDSESQKNNTRYKYLGDKKGDCTLQIRDVQQDDNTTFRFRMEADNPAGHFTNQTGVTVTVHDNIKMRTHSSSGEKRMKSGETVSLQCTATCTLHPLEVTWFKDGHTLPEHGPTLQIGPLTAQHSGNYTCSLRSSMETMSVPYSLQVAPDEE; translated from the exons ATGGAGCAGATTCTCTGCAGCTTAACGTTTCTTTTGGCAG GTGCCGTTGGTCAGACTGTGGTCTATCCGTTCACATCGACCTGTGCTGTCAAAGGATCCACGGTCACCCTCCCCTGCACCTTCACACCACGTCAGTCTGCCATGAAGGATGGACAGGTTTTTCCACTGCACATCGTGAGAGTCGTCTGGTGTCAGAACCACCTGATCTGTCAGGGCTCCACGCCGTCAGTGTACGACAGCgagtcacaaaaaaacaacactcgctacaaatacctgggagacAAGAAGGGGGACTGCACTCTGCAGATCCGAGACGTCCAGCAGGATGACAACACAACCTTCCGCTTCAGAATGGAGGCTGACAACCCTGCAGGACATTTTACTAACCAAACaggagtgactgtcacagtccATG ACAACATTAAAATGAGAACACACAGCTcaagtggagagaagaggatGAAAAGTGGTGAAACCGTCTCACTGCAGTGCACTGCAACCTGCACTCTCCACCCACTGGAGGTCACATGGTTCAAGGATGGCCACACACTCCCAGAGCATGGCCCCACCCTTCAGATTGGCCCCCTGACGGCACAGCATTCTGGGAACTACACATGCAGTCTGAGGAGCAGTATGGAGACCATGTCTGTGCCATACAGCCTGCAGGTGGCGCCAGATGAAG AATAA
- the syt11b gene encoding synaptotagmin-11b, with amino-acid sequence MADIIELGPAYASAMSPVLAGFLGAGVLVLVVVVLVLLWSFCQRRYLRVSGRYKLHGDRYCDAEDPPYKFIHMLKGISIYPESLSSSKRIVRGMRRADRDGDRGCTTSSTAGRGMVLVDAENNILDVPGQLQMSHLVPPSGSGPAHGQARLERALPVRADYCCLDSSSASSSQTSSKTASPFTPASSEPEPEHSLGSISLTVDYNFPKKALVVTIVGARGLPAMDEQAGSSDPYVKMTILPEKKHRVKTRVLRKTLDPLFDETFTFYGVAYSSLPELTLHFLVLSFDRFARDDVIGEAVVPLKGVDPSTGRVHLSQQITKRNMQCESRGELLVSLSYQPVSHRLSAVVLKARHLPKMDITGLSANPYVKVNVFYGRKRIAKKKTHVKKCTLNPVFNESFIYDIPPELLPEISVEFLVVDFDRTTKNEVLGRLLLGLHSPAPSGASHWREVCENPRRQISKWHNLSEY; translated from the exons ATGGCGGACATCATCGAGCTGGGACCCGCCTACG cctcagCCATGTCCCCGGTGCTGGCGGGGTTCTTGGGAGCCGGTGTTCTGGTTTTGGTCGTAGTAGTTCTGGTTCTGCTCTGGTCTTTTTGTCAGCGTCGGTACCTACGAGTCTCTGGACGCTACAAACTGCACGGTGACCGTTACTGTGATGCAGAGGACCCGCCCTACAAATTCATCCACATGCTGAAGGGCATCAGCATTTACCCAGAatccctcagcagcagcaagaggATCGTTCGTGGCATGCGGCGTGCAGACCGTGATGGAGACAGAGGCTGCACCACCAGTAGCACAGCTGGGCGGGGCATGGTGTTGGTGGACGCTGAGAACAACATCCTTGACGTCCCTGGCCAGCTACAGATGAGTCACCTGGTCCCCCCGTCTGGCTCGGGTCCTGCCCACGGCCAGGCTCGGCTGGAGCGCGCGCTGCCAGTCCGTGCAGATTACTGCTGCCTGGATAGCAGCTCGGCCAGCAGCAGCCAGACCAGCAGTAAGACGGCATCCCCCTTCACCCCTGCCTCCtcagagccagagccagagcaTAGCCTGGGCTCCATCAGCCTCACTGTTGACTACAACTTCCCAAAGAAGGCCCTGGTGGTGACCATCGTCGGTGCTCGGGGGCTCCCTGCTATGGATGAGCAGGCCGGCAGCTCGGACCCATATGTGAAGATGACCATCCTACCGGAAAAGAAGCACCGTGTAAAAACCCGTGTGCTGAGGAAGACTCTGGACCCGCTGTTTGACGAGACTTTCACCTTCTACGGTGTAGCCTACAGTTCACTGCCAGAGCTCACATTGCACTTCCTGGTCCTCAGCTTTGACCGATTCGCTCGCGATGATGTCATTGGGGAGGCAGTAGTGCCACTGAAGGGTGTTGACCCGAGCACAGGCCGCGTCCACCTGAGCCAGCAGATCACCAAGAGAAATATGCAG TGTGAGAGTCGTGGAGagctgctggtgtctctgtccTACCAGCCAGTGTCTCATCGTCTCAGCGCAGTTGTCCTGAAGGCACGACACCTACCCAAGATGGACATCACCGGCCTGTCAGCCA ACCCATACGTGAAGGTGAACGTCTTTTATGGTCGTAAGCGCATCGCCAAGAAGAAGACGCATGTAAAGAAGTGCACACTGAACCCAGTCTTCAACGAGTCCTTCATCTATGACATCCCGCCGGAGCTGCTGCCCGAGATCTCTGTGGAGTTCCTGGTGGTCGACTTTGATCGAACCACAAAGAATGAGGTGCTGGGTCGCCTGCTACTTGGCCTGCACAGCCCTGCCCCCTCTGGTGCCTCCCACTGGAGAGAAGTGTGCGAAAACCCCCGCCGGCAGATCTCCAAGTGGCACAACCTAAGTGAGTACTGA
- the LOC114431342 gene encoding ras-like protein family member 11B, whose amino-acid sequence MVVEEKSQAEAMEGTQQRLEVNMLLLGAHNVGKTALTVRFLTRRFIGEYGAIESVYSRVDRINGQEICFNIWDSQHTQKCPSVSDKQLQWADGMILVYDICHRGSFDVVQQQLRHIRRGRKPSSLPIVIVANKRDLRRHRSVSGEEGRLLALSERCGFFEVSAAETYHGALLVFHRLVDLVRETRALRKSTAGVRGIVRSVFGKKRAE is encoded by the exons atggtggtggaggagaaaaGCCAGGCAGAGGCGATGGAGGGAACCCAGCAGAGGCTGGAGgtgaacatgctgctgctgggagcTCATAACGTGGGAAAGACAG CTCTCACTGTCAGGTTCCTGACTAGAAGATTCATTGGAGAGTACGGAGCCATCG AGTCTGTCTACAGTCGAGTTGACAGAATCAACGGTCAGGAGATCTGCTTCAACATCTGGGACTCTcagcacacacag AAGTGTCCGTCTGTCAGtgacaaacagctgcagtgGGCAGACGGGATGATCCTGGTCTACGACATCTGCCACCGCGGCAGCTTCGACGtcgtccagcagcagctgcgtCACATCCGCCGCGGCAGGAAACCGTCATCGCTCCCCATCGTCATCGTGGCGAACAAACGCGACCTGCGCCGTCACCGCAGCGTCTCCGGCGAGGAGGGCCGGCTGCTGGCTCTGTCCGAGCGTTGCGGCTTCTTCGAGGTGTCGGCGGCCGAGACGTACCACGGCGCCCTGCTGGTGTTCCATCGCCTGGTTGACCTGGTCAGAGAGACCCGGGCGCTGAGGAAGAGCACGGCCGGCGTCAGGGGGATCGTCAGAAGCGTGTTCGGGAAGAAACGCGCCGAGTAG
- the plin6 gene encoding perilipin 6, which produces MGFGEEKMLTGQDHETSVMLRVSRLPLVRTALQSVTSAYTEVKGRYPLLGLMGGMAEVGVRSVSHEAMRRATPLLQSLEPQIEVANSFALVGLDRLERSFPVLNQSTDEVMSHLKDALFLILDDLQLWVVDGLDGALDQLEHLADAARAAMRQLQETQVGRAASSGLDDVLCRLEETTAYYLPLPPTLRREWESRVQEYEDEDEDDEPSLWTRVRSLLLTLSLQLYYRLMKVREQLQSAIRTLTDAADKVGLGQVLELASELLQFLQRFLVALVYRTEGLREAILSGVKGRAAILAELSPVRQVQELPVQIQQLLRDLQELSKILLQLVINTTPLYTMLQQPSPQEVEDFLNQDDFVSDSSSRRSSANSLFLKAMDGRPRRRRSLHSRVSRGSGGLQSPDPINGRRSSLKESPEVEGPPLTSEGVVHRRLSATELLLTPLKQFVSQSQKAFEYLNANSSDDAAIVTEMAES; this is translated from the exons ATGGG ATTTGGTGAAGAAAAAATGTTGACTGGTCAAGATCACGAG ACCAGTGTCATGCTGAGAGTTTCCCGCCTGCCTCTGGTTCGCACTGCGTTACAGTCCGTCACATCAGCATACACAGAGGTCAAAGGGCGCTACCCACTTCTGGGCCTGATGGGAGGCATGGCTGAGGTTGGCGTTCGCAGCGTCTCCCACGAGGCCATGAGACGAGCCACGCCCCTCCTCCAGAGTCTGGAACCACAAA TTGAAGTTGCCAACAGTTTCGCCCTCGTTGGTCTTGACCGTCTGGAGAGAAGCTTCCCGGTCCTGAACCAGTCAACAGACGAG GTAATGAGTCATCTGAAAGACGCCCTCTTTCTGATACTGGACGACCTACAGCTGTGGGTGGTGGACGGCCTGGACGGAGCGCTCGACCAGCTGGAGCATCTCGCCGATGCAGCTCGGGCGGCCATGCGCCAGCTACAAGAAACTCAGGTGGGCCGTGCAGCCTCCTCGGGACTGGATGACGTCCTGTGTCGTCTGGAGGAGACCACGGCCTACTACTTGCCCCTGCCCCCCACACTGC GCCGTGAGTGGGAGTCGAGGGTGCAGGAgtatgaagatgaagatgaggatgatgagccCAGTCTGTGGACCAGAGTCCGCAGCCTCCTGCTGACTCTCAGCCTTCAGTTGTATTACCGCCTGATGAAGGTTagggagcagctgcagagcgcCATCAGGACGCTGACAGATGCTGCAGACAAG GTGGGTTTGGGTCAGGTACTGGAACTTGCTTCTGAGCTGCTACAGTTCCTGCAGAGATTCCTGGTGGCACTGGTGTACCGAACAGAGGGTCTCAGAGAGGCTATCCTAAGTGGGGTCAAGGGTCGGGCAGCCATTTTAGCCGAGCTAAGTCCAGTTCGTCAGGTCCAAGAGCTACCGGTCCAGATCCAACAGCTGCTCCGTGACCTGCAGGAACTGTCCAAGATTCTCCTGCAGCTGGTAATCAACACCACACCACTCTATACCATG ctgcagcagccgtCTCCTCAAGAGGTTGAGGACTTCTTGAACCAGGATGACTTCGTGTCTGACAGTTCGTCACGACGCAGCTCTGCCAATAGTCTCTTCCTGAAGGCAATGGATGGGCGACCTCGCCGGCGCCGAAGTCTACACTCCCGTGTTTCTCGCGGCTCTGGGGGACTTCAGAGTCCTGACCCCATCAATGGGCGGCGATCCAGCCTGAAAGAGTCCCCAGAGGTGGAAGGCCCCCCCCTCACCTCTGAAGGTGTTGTCCACAGGCGGCTGTCCGCCACCGAGCTACTGCTTACGCCCCTCAAACAGTTTGTCTCCCAGAGTCAAAAGGCCTTCGAGTACCTGAACGCCAACTCCTCCGACGATGCCGCCATCGTCACAGAAATGGCCGAATCATAA
- the s100v1 gene encoding S100 calcium binding protein V1, with translation MATKFSDLELAINSLVTEFHKAADNGPTMNTTQFQTMISKQMPAVSKTLEKEDGLSDVLQQMGVENGQNISFENFWKLINQQAVQLFGTAHKEKNIKCSCLLQ, from the exons ATGGCGACCAAG TTCTCAGATCTGGAGCTGGCCATCAACTCATTGGTGACGGAGTTTCACAAAGCTGCTGACAATGGGCCGACCATGAACACCACCCAGTTCCAGACCATGATCTCCAAGCAGATGCCTGCCGTCTCAAAG ACGCTGGAGAAAGAAGATGGGCTGAGTGACGTCCTGCAGCAGATGGGCGTCGAGAACGGCCAGAACATCTCTTTCGAGAACTTCTGGAAACTGATTAACCAACAGGCTGTGCAGCTTTTCGGCACCGCGCACAAAGAGAAGAATATCAAGTGCAGCTGCCTGTTGCAGTGA